From Aegilops tauschii subsp. strangulata cultivar AL8/78 chromosome 5, Aet v6.0, whole genome shotgun sequence:
TTGCTGCATCGCAGCACGGCCGCCATGGGCGAGTTGCTGTGTCGCAGCACGACGGCCGCGCGCGAGCGCCGCATCCCATCGTCGACAGCAACGACGAGCGGCCGCCTCGGCGCCTCGGCCCGCATGTTGTGTCACCCCCGCTGGGTTGCAGCACTACGACGGTGGCGCTCGGGGGTCGGGGCTTCAGCACCCACCGTTTGCAACAGGGATGTAGCATTGGGTTGGCGCCGCCGCTCCTCCCTAGTTCACTGCAGCGAGCGGGGGTGGCCGGCATTGCCATGGCCCATGGGAGATTCTCTCCTTCGAGCGGGAGGGCTAGAGATGGGGAGGGGAAAAAGATGAGCGGCGAAAACGTACGGAGGACAAGGGATGCGAAGAGATAAGGCTGGAGCAAAGCGATGGATGGGTCCAGGGGGCACGTGGCAAGCAGTGCGGGAGGTTTAAGTTTCGTTATTATCAGCCGGTGAAAACAGAggtttttccttttccttttatACCTACGCGTATATACGTGCTCTCTCGACTAGCTACACAACCTAGGCTAGGTCTTGTCGCTGCTGCCCCGCTGGAAATATCAAGAGAGGCCGCAAATGGGCCACGCACACACAGTTGGGCCACGAAGCACAACCGATCCAGCAGGCAGCGACCAAACTCGTCTTTGACGCACACGCCCAGCACGAACGACCAGCGCCCAGCCCAGACCGATATGCCACTTGCCCACTTTGCTCacaaaaagaaagaaacaaaaaacaCACACACTTTGCTcacaaaagaagaagaaaaaaacacaCGCACGCAGACACAACACTGGTTAGCGCGGTGGCGGCTGACCACGACGAGACAGACATTGGTCGACAGCAGCCAGTGAGGGTCGAGAAAGTGTGGCGGCTAGGAACTGCCACTCAGGATGTAGACTGCAGTGCTGTGCCGAGGCGCAGCAAATTTGACCTATGGACGAAATCAAATCATAAaatgaactgtccgtgaaactatttcacgtgGCTGACTTTTTTGTGcgacgcccgacacgaaggcgccacactacactgtgcaacgcctcacagataggcgctacacggccagcgtcgcacccgtgtgatccgaaaattactaagtcagtgtgcaacgcctgagagctaggcgctacactatacctaggcgttgcactagtgcagcgcctagctcctaggcgttgcacgcctaagagctaggcgccacgggtcagccgcgtgaaatagtttcacggacagttcattctgtgatttgatttcgtctataggtcaaatttgtcaaatttgccccGAGGCGCAGCTAGCGGCGAAAGCGAGCAATGGCGCAATGGCGCGGAGTCCAATGAGGGGCGGCATCGACCGTTGTTGGTGTGTTTTAGGTTGTTTCTCTATTAAAATATGTTGACATTTTTCACTGTATTTGGTCATTCGTTTTTAGTGTGCATTGTCATCGTGTATTGACTCTTTTGGTTTTTCACAAAAATAATCTTTGCCTAAGACTTCGCCCCACCTTAAAAAAAATTCATCCTCCGCCGCTGTGCCGGATGATGCATTACTTCCATCGAATTAGGTGAGACATACCCTCTTTTTTGGGTCAGTAATATCTTGAAGTAAACTCAATACCCCTCACAAACTTCCTTCTATTTAAAAAATGCATGAGGTGTAGCATGCATTCCGTCCACTCACAAAAAGAAGTTATGCATCATGAGTGTGTGTGGTCGGTTTGCGCCTGCGTGGCGCGTGCACGTGTGCCCCTAACTTGTAATCGCAGAAAGGTAGAGGGAGCTCAGCACAAATATATAGAGTTCAAGCCAAAATTTGTTATAACCATATTATTTGAAATTAAAAGTTATTTTAGTGATTAGGTGGATCATCTAAATAATAGTTTACTCCACACAATTGGCTTCTTGGGTCATTCGGCTCTAGGCAAAATTGATGGGAAGTTAAAACTCACCACCACTCACAGTACACACATAAACCCTAGATCTTTGCTAATACGACACCTGGCAACCACTCCAAAGTTTTTCCCTCCCACGGAAGGCCTCTAAAATACACACCTAGTTATGGCGGTGGTGCCgctttttttcttcatttttttttTGCAGGGGATGCCATTTCCTATTGTTCAGGTCCATGTCCAGGGTAGACACAGCTAAATTAAGGAGATCATGTACACCAAATATATTAGTAAGCCATAAGCAGGCATGCAGCTACCAGCAGTCACAATAGCattcacgagagagagagagagagagagagagagagagagagagagagagagagagagagaccttAATCATGGGGTGGCGCCATGATGTAACGCATGGACTGGCACCCGTCACCTACAACAGCAACAAAGACAATTGGGAATCCCGACGTCTAAACTACTGTCCGTAGCTCCAAAGCTCCTTTCACCTACCAATTTGTGCGCTGCCACTTTAAACTACCATAACATGCAAGATTAGATCTGTAGCGACATGGATGCACTGCTAGGTTTCCCTAGCTACTATCTAGCGTCCCCTGCCAGTCTTTCCTCCTAACTTTTTCTCCAGCATTCTCTCTATTTTACACACCATATAAATATAATACGGAGTAGTACCAAAAAAGAGACAAAATATCCAGTGCGGGGAGTTCTTTTTCTTGATGGCTTGTTTGGATACACCGACACCCGTTTCGGTCACTTGAATGTGGTACACTCGTACTTGAATAATGAATGTAGGAGTATGTTATATGTATTAGTTTTGGCTAAATGGTTTCTTTCGGATCCTTTAATGGCTGAACGATTAGAACCATTTCGTTTGTTTGGGAGCTCATGGGACTAGTCAGCTCAATTAATAAAGCAAACTTCAGTGAATCATATCCAAACGAAAATCCTAGTAGAAACTATGAAAATATCACTGTTCTGCACTTAAAGGGCACATATAAAATACTCCCTCTATAAagtaatataagagtgtttagctTATATTAGTCTACCGAGGAAGTAGAAATTAAGCATAAAGAAAGAGTGCAGACAAATTGCAAGGAAAGGAGACGGATGCTATATGGCATACCTGTGAGTTGTCCTCAAGACCCAGCTTGCTAACCAGGTACCCCATCACTACTCTAACTGTCATCCGCCCGTCTCTACTGGCCGTGCAACAATAGCACACACCAAAGGAAGTCAATATCTAATGGGTCAAATGTATCAATAATTTTTCCTAATTAACCCAACCAAGAATCCATCATTAATCCATTTATTTGTCGTTAATGACTTCGATCCAAGTTAAAAGATCGATGCTGATGGACCATGCATGCATGGTAATTTGTATTAGTAAAAACATTAAGGCAAGTTTAGGAGCTAACCTACCTGACCCTCAAGTAGCTCCTGTGCACCTGCGGCAATGGCGGCTCCCTTCTCCTGCATTGGATCAACGGCAACCAGTACATGAGCTAGCTACCCACATTGGCAAATGCACAAGATCGCAGCACGTGGCGTACTCACTGGTTATGCGCCGCCTGGAGCACGAACCATGTGCCGGCCTGGTGCTCTGGAGGAGGCGCCGCCGCCACCACTGAACCCGCTGCCGACAGCGACGAAGAACCAGCTGGGAACAGAGACAGCCCTAGCTCTgacagcggcggcggagcgtccAGTTGTATGGACGACGAGGGTCCAGCTTCATAGTCGTTTCTTGTCCGTTTCCCGCGCAAAGACGACGAAGCCGACTGTCCGGTACCGAGCTGCAGCCACGAACTGGTGTCGCCGCAGCTGCTACTGCTCGTACTTGGTTCCTGGACGTCGGGCGGTGGCGGAGATGCCGCTGGCGGCAGCTGCTGCTCTGGTTGCTGTTGTGAGATCGGGACAGTGTCGTCCTCCTTTGTTGGCTGGTAGGGGTGCGGGGGGTCCTCCGCCATGGGCGTGAGGCAGCCGCAGCGGCAGGGGAGCAACGACGACGGCGAATGGAGGCGGTGGCTTCTCCGGAGGCGAACGTTGACGGCGGTCGGTCCATGGGCGTGAGGGAGCGGCCGGAGGAACGTCACCATCCTCTCATACCTTCTCCTCTCTTTTGAAGTTGCGCAGCACCGCGGCCGACATTATGGGAGGAGGAGAATGTTCAAAGGGGAAAGCATCTGCGTTTCATGTAGGTTGAGAAGGCCAGTGTACATAACATAACCCCGGGTGTGGTGCGGGGTAAGGTGAGCTGTCAACGGTGTGTGTACAGGGTCCAACTTTGGACTCTGTACTAGATGGATGTACTACAAGACGGAATATTTTTCCATTTCTTTAGCATGCTGACATCTAGCTTCTTAATTAACTAGCCGTGTCTTCATCCATGTGTGTTAAGCGTGTGTCACTACCAGAATCGCCCCCTATGCTGACGgtcctggccgtcggcatagccttGATTCCCGTCGggacaggcctatgccgacggcccccgccGGCATAGGGCCGTCGGCGTAGCCCGGGAGGCCGTCAGCATAAAAGGCCGTCAACATAGATCCTATCCCGATGGTGTCCatacatctatgccgacggcctcggCCATCGGCAATGTCCCCGCCTAACGGTGGCCGCCGTCAAGTGCTGCCCAACACCTGCGCGCCACGTGGCACACGTGGCGCGCTGCTGCACCTCCTGGGGCAGGGCTATGctgatggcctggccgtcggcatagtttcaaACCTAcaccgacggccaggccgtcggcatagccatgCCCCAGGAGCTACAGGTGCTCGCCACGTGGCACCTATGCTGATGGCTGGCCCTCGGCATAGGTGCCACATGGCGAGCACTGGTAGCTCGCGCCAGCCCTAGGCCATCGGCATAGTTTGTgtctgtttttcttttctttttctgttttctttccAGCTCAATTCATTTGAATATATACATCATATATAAGAATCATAGAGCAATATATGCATCAGATAACAATAAGGAGCAGCATCATACAACAATATATGCATCATCACACAACATAAGAAGCATCGCAAAGCATAAACATATAAGTATCATCAGCACCAAACATATAAGAATCTCACAAACAACAATAAGTAACATCACAAGCATATAAGTATCATCACCACCAAGACCGCCACAAGTCACCCAAAGGCTTAAGCGCCAGGACGTCGAGCACCGCGGAGGTCGTCACCACCAAGTCCGCCGAAGCCCAGGTCGTCACTGCTAGCGGCAGCGCTACGGCCAAGACCGccaccgcctccgcctccgcctccgcctccgtggaTCGGAGTGATCGGGCTCCGTGACTCGGGAGTACTGCGAAGACCACCACCAACGGTAGATCCACCGGTTCCCTGGATGTTGAA
This genomic window contains:
- the LOC109732149 gene encoding uncharacterized protein isoform X2 — translated: MVTFLRPLPHAHGPTAVNVRLRRSHRLHSPSSLLPCRCGCLTPMAEDPPHPYQPTKEDDTVPISQQQPEQQLPPAASPPPPDVQEPSTSSSSCGDTSSWLQLGTGQSASSSLRGKRTRNDYEAGPSSSIQLDAPPPLSELGLSLFPAGSSSLSAAGSVVAAAPPPEHQAGTWFVLQAAHNQRREPPLPQVHRSYLRVRDGRMTVRVVMGYLVSKLGLEDNSQLEITCRGHNLLPVMTLRHVRDTIWRPPPAEDAEILRVPGSPSTNQVMTLHYGRR
- the LOC109732149 gene encoding uncharacterized protein isoform X1, yielding MVTFLRPLPHAHGPTAVNVRLRRSHRLHSPSSLLPCRCGCLTPMAEDPPHPYQPTKEDDTVPISQQQPEQQLPPAASPPPPDVQEPSTSSSSCGDTSSWLQLGTGQSASSSLRGKRTRNDYEAGPSSSIQLDAPPPLSELGLSLFPAGSSSLSAAGSVVAAAPPPEHQAGTWFVLQAAHNQRREPPLPQVHRSYLRVSRDGRMTVRVVMGYLVSKLGLEDNSQLEITCRGHNLLPVMTLRHVRDTIWRPPPAEDAEILRVPGSPSTNQVMTLHYGRR